The proteins below are encoded in one region of Knoellia sp. S7-12:
- a CDS encoding PQQ-dependent sugar dehydrogenase, with the protein MKSIQRRGRPRVLSTVAALVLALVTTGSALAVPASAHNGVDHSAEPGSDPALDWANYEKITLTKDTGEPIDMAVMPDGKVLTTARNGDIRLTDPDAGTTKVVSKVAVYSNSEDGMQTVTLDPEFATNKWVYLYYAPLDMTAPYISRTPTGSAPNTVPAGQDPATYWNQWKGYNQLTRVKWDDAAGALDLGTEQVIIKVEQQRGQCCHVAGDVDFDAAGNVYLATGDNTPASTPGANGFAPNNDAPGMNPGFDSRRGAGNTNDLRGKILRIHVEDNGSYTIPAGNMFAPGTEKTRPEIFAMGLRNPFRFEVDPGTNSVSWGDYGPDAGAPSAERGPLGYVEWQTTAIDRPVNGGWPYCTGNQFNYNEWNFATATPGPFFDCAAGAKNNSRWNTGLATVPPATPATLYYGDNNTHQPWPELTDFSPATGQGPMGGPVYHYDAANPSTTKFPAYWDEKAFFAEFSQDYLAVFDVQWPNGPVDHITHFLPNSALQTNGQPDTDSPIDIEFGPDGSLYVLDYGDGFFRANPDAGLYRIDYSPGNKAPTARISADPISSSGVPLTVEFDGSGSTDPEGGALTYEWDFDGNGTFDATGVEATHTYTTLGSYTARLRVTDPEGRRGITSTRISVGNVAPTINVSTPNGGFFDWGQAVPFTVTTSDPEDGNAPVCSRVAWTFGLGHDAHAHPLSQGTGCQFAIPTPVDATEHGETENIFGVVVIRYTDNGANGVAPATSERSLILNPKSQEAEWADVVQGAEIVSDDTASGLRKVTSLDPGDHLAWDPVNFADVTGVTVRSSGSGTLALRWNAPDATPFATVAVSGSGWNDTNASFANAPTGTGVLYVTSTGGVVLDRLTFSGNGVADVTPPTVTAALEPAQPTGQNGWYTSNVTVRLTATDNGTISTRQVSTDGGKTWTTVSANNPTTVISTEGTTTVLYRATDNGGNVSQVGQVVVKIDKTAPTVAFHGATEGASVGNAGDVSWTAVDAISGIQSVTATLDGTSVAGDQPVELWRLSLGAHTLVVSAEDNAGHVTSKTLTFTTTTSLAELTKLTQRLADSGEVSAAGEKQLLKRLEQAKKHADAGRGHAAATQVEGFISLLANRTLVPDVTAAAAFDRDAKAVIAQLRG; encoded by the coding sequence ATGAAGTCTATTCAACGTCGAGGTCGGCCACGTGTACTTTCCACGGTTGCCGCCCTCGTTCTCGCACTCGTCACGACGGGCAGCGCTCTGGCCGTTCCCGCCTCAGCACACAACGGTGTCGACCACTCGGCCGAGCCGGGCTCCGACCCGGCCCTTGACTGGGCGAACTACGAGAAGATCACCCTCACCAAGGACACCGGTGAGCCCATCGACATGGCCGTGATGCCCGACGGCAAGGTTCTGACCACCGCCCGCAACGGCGACATCCGCCTCACCGACCCGGACGCCGGCACGACGAAGGTCGTCTCCAAGGTGGCGGTCTACAGCAACTCCGAGGACGGCATGCAGACCGTCACGCTCGACCCGGAGTTCGCGACGAACAAGTGGGTCTACCTCTACTACGCACCGCTCGACATGACCGCGCCCTACATCTCGCGCACCCCCACCGGCTCGGCGCCCAACACCGTGCCCGCAGGCCAAGACCCTGCGACCTACTGGAACCAGTGGAAGGGCTACAACCAGCTGACCCGCGTCAAGTGGGACGACGCTGCCGGCGCGCTCGACCTCGGCACCGAGCAGGTCATCATCAAGGTGGAGCAGCAGCGCGGCCAGTGCTGCCACGTCGCGGGGGACGTCGACTTCGACGCCGCCGGCAACGTCTACCTCGCCACCGGCGACAACACGCCGGCAAGCACCCCTGGCGCCAACGGCTTCGCGCCCAACAACGACGCGCCGGGCATGAACCCGGGCTTTGACTCGCGTCGCGGCGCCGGCAACACCAACGACCTGCGCGGCAAGATTCTGCGCATCCACGTCGAGGACAACGGCTCCTACACGATCCCCGCGGGCAACATGTTTGCCCCGGGCACGGAGAAGACTCGCCCCGAGATCTTTGCCATGGGGCTGCGCAACCCCTTCCGCTTCGAGGTCGACCCGGGCACCAACTCGGTGAGCTGGGGCGACTACGGACCCGATGCCGGTGCGCCGAGCGCCGAACGCGGTCCTCTCGGCTATGTCGAGTGGCAGACCACGGCGATCGACCGCCCGGTCAACGGCGGTTGGCCGTACTGCACGGGCAACCAGTTCAACTACAACGAGTGGAACTTCGCGACCGCCACGCCGGGCCCGTTCTTCGACTGCGCTGCCGGCGCGAAGAACAACTCGCGCTGGAACACCGGACTGGCCACCGTGCCGCCGGCCACCCCCGCGACGCTCTACTACGGCGACAACAACACCCACCAGCCGTGGCCTGAGCTGACTGACTTCTCACCGGCCACTGGTCAGGGCCCGATGGGCGGACCGGTCTACCACTACGACGCCGCGAACCCCTCGACGACGAAGTTCCCGGCGTACTGGGACGAGAAGGCGTTCTTCGCCGAGTTCTCGCAGGACTACCTGGCCGTCTTCGACGTCCAGTGGCCCAACGGTCCGGTGGACCACATCACCCACTTCCTGCCGAACAGCGCTCTGCAGACCAACGGCCAGCCCGACACCGACAGCCCGATCGACATCGAGTTCGGCCCCGACGGCTCGCTCTACGTCCTCGACTACGGCGACGGTTTCTTCCGGGCCAACCCCGACGCCGGGCTCTATCGGATCGACTACTCGCCGGGCAACAAGGCACCGACGGCCCGCATCTCCGCCGACCCGATCTCGAGCAGTGGTGTGCCGTTGACCGTCGAGTTCGACGGTTCGGGCTCGACCGACCCCGAGGGCGGCGCGCTCACCTACGAGTGGGACTTCGACGGTAACGGCACGTTCGACGCCACCGGTGTCGAGGCGACCCACACCTACACGACCCTCGGGTCCTACACCGCCCGTCTGCGGGTCACCGACCCCGAAGGACGGCGCGGCATCACAAGCACGAGGATCAGCGTCGGCAACGTCGCACCGACGATCAACGTGAGCACGCCCAACGGTGGGTTCTTCGACTGGGGCCAGGCGGTGCCGTTCACGGTCACGACCTCCGACCCGGAGGACGGGAACGCGCCGGTGTGCTCCCGCGTGGCCTGGACGTTCGGGCTCGGGCACGACGCCCATGCCCACCCGTTGAGCCAGGGGACGGGCTGCCAGTTTGCGATCCCGACCCCCGTCGACGCGACCGAGCACGGCGAGACCGAGAACATCTTCGGCGTCGTCGTCATCCGCTACACGGACAACGGTGCGAACGGGGTTGCTCCCGCGACCTCCGAGCGCTCGTTGATCCTCAACCCGAAGTCGCAGGAGGCCGAATGGGCCGACGTCGTCCAGGGTGCCGAGATCGTCTCCGACGACACGGCGAGCGGTCTGCGCAAGGTCACCTCGCTGGATCCCGGTGACCACCTCGCCTGGGACCCGGTGAACTTCGCCGATGTCACGGGCGTCACCGTCCGCTCCTCCGGGTCGGGCACGCTGGCCCTGCGGTGGAACGCTCCCGACGCGACGCCGTTCGCGACAGTCGCTGTCTCGGGCAGCGGCTGGAACGACACGAATGCGAGCTTTGCGAACGCCCCGACGGGGACAGGCGTCCTGTACGTCACGTCCACCGGCGGTGTCGTCCTCGACCGGCTCACCTTCTCCGGCAACGGCGTCGCCGACGTGACGCCGCCGACGGTGACCGCAGCCCTCGAGCCGGCGCAGCCGACCGGGCAGAACGGCTGGTACACGTCCAACGTGACGGTCCGCCTCACCGCAACCGACAACGGCACGATCTCGACGCGCCAGGTCTCCACCGACGGTGGCAAGACGTGGACGACGGTCAGCGCCAACAATCCCACGACGGTCATCTCCACGGAGGGCACGACGACCGTGCTCTATCGGGCGACCGACAACGGTGGCAACGTCTCGCAGGTCGGCCAGGTCGTCGTCAAGATCGACAAGACCGCCCCCACCGTGGCGTTCCATGGCGCAACCGAAGGGGCATCCGTCGGCAACGCTGGCGATGTCTCCTGGACCGCGGTCGATGCGATCTCCGGTATCCAGTCGGTGACCGCGACCCTCGACGGAACCTCCGTCGCGGGCGACCAGCCGGTTGAGCTCTGGCGCCTCTCTCTCGGTGCGCACACGCTCGTCGTGAGCGCCGAGGACAACGCTGGACACGTCACGAGCAAGACCCTCACCTTCACGACGACGACGTCGCTGGCCGAGCTCACCAAGCTCACGCAGCGTCTTGCCGACTCCGGTGAGGTGTCTGCAGCAGGTGAGAAGCAGCTGCTCAAGCGGCTCGAGCAGGCGAAGAAGCACGCGGACGCCGGTCGCGGCCACGCGGCGGCTACCCAGGTGGAGGGCTTCATCTCCCTCCTGGCCAACCGCACGCTCGTCCCCGACGTGACGGCTGCCGCAGCTTTCGACCGCGACGCGAAGGCGGTGATCGCCCAGCTGCGCGGCTGA
- a CDS encoding inositol-3-phosphate synthase, with the protein MTFTTERTGLWLVGAGGSVATTVAAGLAGLRAGVAAPIGLVTAQAALEGADLIDTADLVTGGHDVSNVSLAKRAEALAAAGVIPHDLPGLIAHDLDEASSRVRPGYTLGAEDQREAVDRLADDLREFREREGLARVVVINVSSTEAPVVPQPAHADRQALDIAWDAGESPLPPSSVYAAAAFAAGCAFVDFTPSAGARLPVLGTFADEAGMPWGGSDGKTGETLLKSVLAPMFAMRSLDVRSWSGTNLLGGGDGATLASPDARQSKIDSKAAGLEALLGHSVEGPLHIDHVADLGDWKTAWDHVTFAGFLGTRMTLQFTWQGCDSALAAPLVIDLARLLDLAMRRGESGPLPALGFFFKDPAGLDEHALAPQHDLLVRWATEGADVRP; encoded by the coding sequence ATGACCTTCACGACCGAACGCACTGGACTTTGGCTGGTCGGCGCTGGCGGATCCGTCGCGACGACCGTCGCCGCGGGCCTCGCCGGCCTGCGTGCCGGTGTCGCTGCCCCCATCGGGCTCGTCACCGCGCAGGCCGCCCTCGAGGGGGCCGACCTCATCGACACCGCAGATCTCGTGACCGGAGGACATGACGTCAGCAACGTCTCCCTCGCCAAGCGTGCGGAGGCCCTGGCCGCAGCCGGGGTCATCCCGCATGACCTGCCCGGCCTCATCGCGCACGACCTCGACGAGGCGTCCAGCCGCGTCCGTCCCGGCTACACGCTCGGTGCCGAGGACCAGCGCGAGGCCGTCGATCGTCTCGCGGACGACCTGCGCGAGTTCCGTGAGCGCGAGGGCCTGGCCCGCGTCGTGGTCATCAACGTCTCCTCGACGGAGGCTCCCGTCGTTCCCCAACCGGCCCACGCTGACCGTCAGGCACTCGACATCGCCTGGGATGCGGGGGAGTCCCCACTGCCGCCAAGCTCGGTGTATGCCGCGGCTGCGTTCGCGGCAGGCTGCGCCTTCGTGGACTTCACTCCGTCCGCGGGTGCGCGCCTTCCGGTGCTCGGCACCTTCGCCGACGAGGCGGGTATGCCGTGGGGCGGCAGTGACGGCAAGACCGGTGAGACGTTGCTCAAGTCGGTGCTCGCGCCGATGTTTGCGATGCGCTCACTCGACGTGCGCTCCTGGTCCGGAACCAATCTGCTCGGAGGCGGTGACGGCGCGACCCTGGCCTCACCCGACGCTCGTCAGAGCAAGATCGACAGCAAGGCCGCCGGGCTCGAGGCTCTCCTCGGACACTCCGTGGAGGGCCCCCTGCACATTGACCACGTGGCCGATCTCGGTGACTGGAAGACCGCGTGGGACCACGTGACCTTCGCCGGCTTCCTCGGCACCCGGATGACGCTGCAGTTCACGTGGCAGGGGTGTGACTCCGCGCTCGCGGCACCCCTGGTCATCGACCTCGCCCGGTTGCTCGACCTGGCGATGCGCCGGGGTGAGAGTGGTCCCCTTCCCGCGCTCGGATTCTTCTTCAAGGATCCGGCAGGGCTGGACGAGCACGCGCTGGCTCCGCAGCACGACCTCCTCGTCCGGTGGGCGACGGAGGGTGCGGACGTTCGCCCATGA
- a CDS encoding SCO3242 family prenyltransferase — protein MTSLRDLAELVRAPAGLTVPSDTLAGAASAGWPAGRRTALLPLASVSLYWAGMALNDWADRDLDAVERPERPIPSGRVTPGTALALATGLTAAGVGLAAVAGGAPAAAVAGVLSGAVWTYDLSAKSGPGSTAVMASTRGLDVLLGAAAGGLPALRHAVAPAALLAAHTAGVTALSRGEVHGTKPETARGAVSLTAVVSTLVPVLASSRALTLDRSRPEARAGQGRGSRDGWVAMGVAIAAATAYASSVGRAQAAAATDPGAATTRRATVAGIKGMVPLQSALVASAGEARAALALGALSWAARSAMRKGSPT, from the coding sequence ATGACGTCCCTGCGTGACCTGGCAGAGCTCGTGCGAGCGCCCGCGGGCCTGACCGTGCCCAGCGACACCCTCGCGGGTGCCGCCAGCGCAGGGTGGCCTGCGGGTCGCCGCACTGCTCTGCTGCCCCTTGCCTCGGTTTCGCTCTATTGGGCCGGGATGGCCCTCAACGACTGGGCCGACCGAGACCTGGACGCCGTCGAACGCCCCGAGCGCCCCATCCCCTCCGGTCGAGTGACCCCGGGGACCGCACTGGCTCTCGCCACGGGGCTCACCGCCGCCGGGGTGGGCCTCGCCGCCGTCGCAGGAGGTGCGCCGGCCGCTGCGGTGGCGGGCGTGCTGTCCGGTGCCGTCTGGACCTATGACCTCTCGGCGAAATCAGGGCCCGGGAGCACCGCCGTCATGGCGAGTACCCGGGGGCTCGACGTCCTCCTGGGTGCGGCGGCCGGCGGCCTGCCTGCCCTTCGACACGCAGTCGCCCCTGCAGCCCTTCTCGCTGCGCACACCGCGGGCGTCACCGCTTTGAGTCGCGGTGAAGTCCATGGGACGAAGCCTGAGACTGCCCGAGGCGCCGTCAGTCTGACGGCAGTCGTCAGCACCCTCGTTCCCGTCCTCGCGTCATCACGCGCCCTGACCCTGGACCGCTCGCGGCCAGAGGCGCGCGCGGGCCAGGGTCGTGGAAGCCGGGACGGCTGGGTGGCGATGGGCGTCGCGATCGCCGCGGCAACGGCATACGCAAGCTCTGTCGGACGGGCGCAGGCTGCGGCGGCGACCGATCCCGGCGCGGCGACGACCCGCCGTGCCACGGTTGCCGGGATCAAAGGGATGGTGCCGCTCCAGTCGGCACTGGTCGCCTCGGCGGGTGAGGCACGGGCGGCTCTGGCACTCGGGGCGCTCTCGTGGGCCGCACGGTCAGCGATGCGCAAGGGGTCACCGACGTGA
- a CDS encoding sugar phosphate isomerase/epimerase family protein has product MSGLRFGYGLNGFTDHRLPDALAVLADLGYDGVAITLDHAHLDPIGAGLAQRVALAARLLARHGLDVVVETGGRYVLDPRRKHHPTFVSDEGRERRIDLVATALRIAPDLGARVVSCWSGTLPESATAEQGRARVDHAVTSLLPVAEAAGVTLALEPEPGMFLERVGDVVGLLDRLDRPAALALTIDVGHLTCTEDEPPGSVIRGAGHLVANVQIDDMRRGVHEHLPFGDGEVDLPDVLAALGDIGYGGLVHVELPRHSHAAPVLAERSLRALRLAEADARQLEKRI; this is encoded by the coding sequence GTGAGTGGGTTGCGATTCGGCTACGGACTCAACGGGTTCACCGACCACCGGCTGCCCGACGCCCTCGCGGTTCTTGCCGACCTGGGCTACGACGGCGTGGCGATCACCCTCGACCACGCGCACCTCGACCCCATCGGGGCCGGACTCGCACAGCGCGTGGCACTGGCCGCGCGGCTGCTGGCCCGCCACGGACTCGACGTCGTTGTCGAGACCGGCGGTCGCTATGTGCTCGACCCCCGACGCAAGCACCACCCGACCTTCGTGAGCGACGAGGGCCGGGAGCGTCGTATCGACCTCGTTGCCACCGCCCTGCGCATCGCGCCCGATCTGGGTGCTCGCGTCGTCTCGTGCTGGAGCGGCACGTTGCCGGAGTCGGCCACCGCCGAGCAAGGGCGGGCTCGGGTCGATCACGCGGTGACCAGTCTGTTGCCCGTCGCCGAGGCCGCCGGGGTGACGCTCGCGCTGGAGCCGGAGCCGGGGATGTTCCTCGAGCGGGTAGGAGACGTCGTCGGGCTTCTCGACCGGTTGGACCGCCCCGCGGCACTCGCGCTGACCATCGACGTCGGTCACCTCACCTGCACGGAGGACGAGCCCCCGGGGTCGGTGATTCGGGGGGCCGGGCACCTCGTCGCCAACGTGCAGATCGATGACATGCGCCGCGGGGTCCACGAGCATCTGCCGTTTGGCGACGGCGAGGTCGACCTGCCCGACGTGCTCGCGGCTCTGGGCGACATCGGCTACGGCGGGCTCGTGCACGTCGAGCTGCCCCGGCACTCGCATGCCGCACCGGTGCTCGCCGAGCGGAGCCTGCGCGCCCTGCGCCTTGCCGAGGCCGACGCTCGCCAACTCGAGAAGAGGATCTGA
- a CDS encoding EboA domain-containing protein, with protein MGWKDDARHVVANDAEAVLSLFPGAARHARAEGDDGEAVRVELLEAIPGELDDVVRITSTLYSRGDSAEKQAVLAALPSLDRATTARPAVGDALLLLVRDALRTNDTRLVARALGAYAATHLDDAAWRQGVVKAIFMGIPLDTVADLERRTDDELRRMVSDFIDERQAAGRDVPADAQRIVFTDQDTSTPGSSR; from the coding sequence ATGGGATGGAAGGACGACGCCAGGCACGTGGTGGCGAACGACGCCGAGGCGGTGCTCAGCCTTTTCCCGGGTGCGGCCCGTCACGCCCGCGCGGAGGGGGACGATGGCGAGGCCGTGCGGGTCGAGCTGCTCGAGGCGATTCCCGGCGAACTCGACGACGTCGTGAGGATCACCTCGACGCTCTACAGCCGGGGCGACAGTGCCGAGAAGCAGGCGGTGCTCGCGGCGCTACCCAGCCTTGACCGGGCGACCACCGCGCGACCAGCCGTCGGCGATGCGCTCCTTCTGCTCGTGCGAGATGCGTTGCGCACCAATGACACTCGGCTCGTCGCCCGTGCCCTCGGGGCGTATGCCGCCACGCACCTCGACGACGCCGCCTGGCGCCAAGGAGTGGTCAAGGCGATCTTCATGGGAATCCCCCTCGACACCGTCGCCGACCTCGAACGACGCACCGACGACGAGCTGCGCCGGATGGTGAGTGACTTCATCGACGAGCGACAGGCGGCGGGGCGCGACGTGCCGGCCGACGCACAGCGGATCGTCTTCACCGACCAGGACACCTCAACCCCCGGGAGCAGCAGATGA
- a CDS encoding TatD family hydrolase — translation MRIFDPHIHMTSRTTDDYERMHAAGVRAVVEPSFWLGQPRTSVETFCDYFDALLGWEPFRAQQFGIQHFATIGLNPKEANDERCRAVLDELPRYLVKDRVVAVGELGYDSMTAEEDEVFAHQLGLAREHGLPALVHTPHRDKLAGTRRTLDVVRESGLPAERVLVDHLNEVTVGVVAGSGCWMGFSIYPDTKMDPQRMVAILQEHGTERMVVNSAADWGRSDPLLTVRTAEAMLAADFSGDDVDKVLWRNPVEFYGQSGRLDLEDVDLYAVASPTDSPTASPEGEFVGASAGAPMGAPTGATFEGNSVLRGSKES, via the coding sequence ATGAGAATCTTCGACCCGCATATCCACATGACCTCGCGGACGACCGATGACTACGAGCGGATGCACGCCGCCGGGGTGCGCGCGGTCGTCGAGCCGTCGTTCTGGCTCGGGCAGCCGCGCACCAGTGTCGAGACGTTCTGCGACTACTTCGACGCGCTGCTCGGGTGGGAGCCCTTCCGGGCGCAGCAGTTCGGTATTCAGCACTTCGCGACCATCGGCCTCAACCCCAAGGAAGCCAATGACGAGCGCTGCCGCGCGGTCCTGGACGAGTTGCCCCGCTATCTCGTCAAGGACCGGGTCGTCGCCGTCGGCGAGCTCGGCTACGACTCGATGACTGCCGAGGAGGACGAGGTCTTCGCCCACCAGCTGGGTCTGGCGCGGGAGCACGGGCTGCCCGCGCTCGTGCACACGCCTCACCGCGACAAGCTTGCTGGCACGCGGCGCACGCTTGACGTCGTGCGCGAGTCGGGGCTTCCCGCCGAACGGGTTCTCGTCGACCACCTCAACGAGGTCACGGTCGGCGTCGTCGCCGGAAGCGGTTGCTGGATGGGGTTCTCGATCTATCCCGACACCAAGATGGACCCGCAGCGCATGGTCGCGATCCTGCAGGAGCACGGCACCGAGCGGATGGTCGTCAACTCGGCCGCCGACTGGGGGCGCAGCGACCCGCTGCTCACCGTGCGTACGGCCGAGGCCATGCTCGCCGCAGACTTCTCCGGCGACGACGTCGACAAGGTCCTGTGGCGCAACCCGGTGGAGTTCTACGGCCAGAGCGGGCGCCTCGACCTCGAGGACGTCGACCTGTATGCCGTCGCCTCACCTACGGATTCACCTACCGCCTCCCCGGAGGGCGAATTCGTGGGCGCGTCGGCCGGTGCGCCCATGGGCGCGCCGACGGGTGCAACCTTCGAGGGCAACTCCGTGCTCCGCGGCTCCAAGGAGAGCTGA
- the eboE gene encoding metabolite traffic protein EboE, with amino-acid sequence MRLLHADGTVVHLAYCTNVHAGDSLDDVLAHLDRFVLPVRKHLGSDLLGVGLWLAAPAAHELAQDATATNGLRRALTHRGLETVTLNGFPYRGFQEPVVKQRVYHPDWSEQERLDYTVDCAAVLAQLLPDDAARGSVSTLPFAWRTPWDGGQHQAALDNLGRLSDALEGMETRTGRVVRVGLEPEPGCVVETTAEAVERLAGVNAERIGVSLDLCHLAVGFEDPAEARDRIAGAGLPVTKAQISAAVHADDPTDPATRRALAEFDEVRFLHQVRGRHTDGSISARDDLPEALGGSDPLEELSDDGSAVPWRVHFHVPLDLDPEPPLRATRDHTVASLDALVGGEHAVTDHLEVETYTWGVLPDAARPRTDDDLSRRIAGEIAWVRDQLLDLGLKETP; translated from the coding sequence GTGCGCCTCCTCCATGCTGACGGCACAGTCGTACACCTCGCCTACTGCACCAATGTGCATGCCGGCGACAGCCTCGACGACGTCCTCGCCCACCTCGACCGCTTCGTGCTGCCGGTGCGCAAGCACCTGGGGTCCGATCTCCTCGGGGTCGGTCTGTGGCTCGCAGCCCCGGCCGCCCACGAGCTCGCGCAGGACGCCACGGCCACGAATGGGTTGCGCCGAGCCCTCACCCATCGGGGCCTGGAAACAGTGACGCTCAACGGTTTTCCCTACCGCGGCTTCCAGGAGCCGGTGGTCAAACAGCGCGTCTACCACCCCGACTGGTCGGAGCAGGAACGACTGGACTACACGGTCGACTGCGCTGCGGTGTTGGCCCAGCTGCTGCCCGACGACGCGGCCCGGGGGAGCGTGTCGACCCTGCCGTTCGCGTGGCGCACGCCCTGGGACGGTGGTCAGCACCAAGCCGCTCTGGACAACCTGGGTCGCCTCTCTGACGCCCTCGAGGGCATGGAGACCCGCACCGGCCGCGTCGTGCGCGTCGGTCTGGAACCCGAGCCCGGGTGCGTGGTGGAGACGACGGCCGAGGCAGTGGAGCGGTTGGCCGGCGTCAACGCCGAGCGCATCGGAGTCAGCCTCGACCTCTGCCACCTCGCGGTCGGCTTCGAGGACCCGGCGGAGGCACGTGATCGCATAGCGGGGGCGGGGCTCCCGGTCACCAAGGCCCAGATCTCTGCAGCCGTGCACGCCGACGACCCGACTGATCCCGCGACCCGGCGGGCACTGGCCGAATTCGACGAGGTGCGGTTCCTCCACCAGGTGCGCGGACGGCATACCGACGGGTCGATCTCTGCGCGCGACGACCTTCCGGAAGCCCTCGGCGGCAGCGACCCTCTCGAGGAACTCTCCGACGACGGTTCAGCCGTTCCGTGGCGCGTGCACTTCCACGTGCCACTCGATCTCGATCCCGAACCGCCGCTTCGCGCGACCCGCGACCACACCGTGGCCTCGCTCGATGCCCTCGTCGGTGGCGAGCACGCCGTGACCGATCACCTCGAGGTGGAGACCTACACCTGGGGTGTGCTGCCCGACGCGGCCCGCCCCCGCACCGACGATGACCTCTCCCGGCGGATCGCCGGCGAGATCGCCTGGGTGCGCGACCAGCTGCTCGACCTCGGACTGAAGGAGACCCCGTGA
- a CDS encoding nucleotide pyrophosphatase/phosphodiesterase family protein, whose amino-acid sequence MTTTAPRQVAPVPAGGVAPTPVLLLDVVGLTPRALNDMPRLRELAEAGSRATLGTVLPAVTCSVQSTILTGTLPSEHGVVGNGWFFRDLGEIMFWRQPNSLVEGEKLWDSLRRAYPDAKVANVCWWYAMGMDVDTVVTPRPVYHADGRKSPDCYTRPTWLRDELTQALGQFPLFQYWGPTAAIASSRWIVEATRRIMPHHDLTMAYVPHLDYDLQRFGPRSPQASAAAAELDAVLAPLLDDAARLGIEVVVLSEYGITEVDRPVHLNRVLRRAGLLEVHTQEGMEYLDPWASPAFAVADHQVAHVYIQDAERHEEVRTLLEATPGVEQVLDREAQAVHGLDHERSGDLVVVAEDRAWFTYYYWLEDARAPDFARGVEIHRKPGYDPAELFFDPADRTAKARAGLSLVRKKVGLRYSMKVVPLDARWVKGSHGRLPEDPADGPVLITSTPGQLRETVAATEVRDLVLRAAGVEAALTH is encoded by the coding sequence GTGACCACGACCGCCCCCCGCCAGGTTGCCCCCGTACCCGCGGGCGGAGTAGCGCCCACGCCAGTGCTCCTGCTGGACGTCGTCGGACTCACGCCCCGCGCACTCAACGACATGCCCCGCCTCCGGGAGCTCGCCGAGGCGGGAAGCCGCGCCACTCTGGGCACGGTCCTGCCGGCCGTCACCTGCTCGGTGCAGTCGACCATCCTCACGGGCACGCTGCCGAGCGAACACGGCGTCGTCGGCAACGGCTGGTTCTTCCGGGACCTCGGCGAGATCATGTTCTGGCGCCAGCCGAACAGCCTCGTCGAGGGCGAGAAGCTCTGGGACTCGCTGCGTCGCGCCTACCCCGATGCCAAGGTCGCCAACGTGTGCTGGTGGTACGCGATGGGCATGGACGTCGACACGGTCGTGACTCCTCGGCCCGTCTATCACGCCGACGGACGCAAGAGTCCTGACTGCTACACCCGTCCCACCTGGCTGCGCGATGAGCTGACCCAGGCCCTTGGCCAGTTCCCGTTGTTCCAGTACTGGGGGCCCACAGCGGCCATCGCGTCATCGCGGTGGATCGTCGAGGCGACCCGGCGGATCATGCCCCACCACGACCTCACGATGGCCTACGTCCCGCACCTCGACTACGACCTCCAGCGGTTCGGGCCGCGGTCGCCGCAGGCCTCCGCCGCAGCGGCAGAACTGGACGCCGTGCTCGCGCCCCTGCTCGACGACGCGGCCCGGCTCGGCATCGAGGTGGTCGTGCTCAGTGAGTACGGCATCACCGAGGTCGACCGCCCGGTTCACCTCAACCGGGTGCTGCGACGCGCCGGGCTGCTCGAGGTGCACACACAGGAGGGCATGGAGTACCTGGACCCGTGGGCCTCGCCAGCCTTCGCCGTGGCCGACCACCAGGTTGCGCACGTCTACATCCAGGACGCCGAGCGACACGAGGAGGTTCGCACCCTTCTCGAGGCCACTCCCGGTGTGGAGCAGGTGCTCGATCGCGAGGCCCAGGCGGTGCACGGGCTCGACCACGAGCGCAGCGGGGACCTCGTCGTCGTCGCCGAGGACCGGGCCTGGTTCACCTACTACTACTGGCTCGAGGACGCTCGGGCTCCCGACTTCGCTCGCGGCGTCGAGATCCATCGCAAGCCGGGCTACGACCCCGCTGAACTGTTCTTCGACCCTGCCGACAGGACGGCCAAGGCGCGTGCCGGGCTATCGCTCGTGCGAAAGAAGGTCGGACTGCGCTACTCGATGAAGGTCGTGCCGCTCGACGCCCGCTGGGTGAAGGGAAGTCACGGGCGGCTGCCGGAGGACCCGGCCGACGGACCTGTCCTGATCACCTCCACGCCGGGTCAACTGCGTGAGACGGTGGCAGCGACCGAGGTGCGTGACCTCGTCCTGCGGGCCGCGGGTGTCGAGGCTGCCTTGACCCACTGA